The window cgccatggtgggggcgaggaagttatactgtgcttgtatgttgatgacatactgattttcggaaccaatctgaatgttattaaggaggtcaaggatttcctatctcgttgttttgagatgaaggatttaggagtggctgatgtcattctgaacatcaagttgttgagagacgatgatggtgggattacattacttcaatctcattatgtggaaaagatcttgagtcgctttggctatagtgactgcaatccctctccaacaccatatgatgctagtgtgttgcttcgaaagaatcaaagaattgctagagaccaattgaagtattctcagattattggctcgcttatgtacttagccagtgctacaagacctgcttgctgttagcaaactgagtcggtttgtttcaaaaccaggagatgtgcattggaaagctctagaaagagttttgcgttatttgaaaggcactgcaaattatggaattcactacaccgggcatccaaaggtgcttgaagggtatagtgactcaaactggatctcagatgctgatgagataaaggccacgagcggttatgtattcactcatggaggtggcgctgtttcttggaagtcttgcaagcagaccatcttaacgaggtcaacaatggaagcagaactcacagcactagatacagctacgattgaagcagattggcttcgccggctcttgaatgacttgccggttgttgagaaacctgtaccgggtgtccttatgaactgcgacaatcaaactgtgatcacgaaagtgagcagttcaaaggataacatgaagtcatcaagacacgttcagagaaggttaaagtctgtcaggaaaatgaaaaactccggagttattgtgttggattatatccaaacgtctaaaaatctggcagatccttttaccaagggtctatcacataatgtgatagataatgcatcaagggagatgggtatgagacccacaatatgagttgttcacagtggtaacctattctttatgATCGGAGAtctcgtgaattagatgtggaagacaagatgTTGgttaactgagaggagagtattcttactattcacaataccactccatgaagatgcaataatctcctaatctgcatggcaggttgatgtatatcttaatgtgttctaagtggcttatttaagcagagatgttatcctgcagaacatcttttgaagaacacacctatatgagtttgattgtcaaacgtcgcaatctatgagagtatggttctctctagtaaactcatgaaaggtcacggagtatgacgcataagctccacccgcggggaagatccacggtagccacgtatcggtcaaggctttatgtgaagctagattcgcagaaaacttgcagttcaaggcccagtccactattcaagttgcttactagtgtagcatagagttttaggtggaagttcaacttaacagtctccactgcagtaccggtatataaaacaatgttttggaaccaaaggcaaatttctgtgtgcctctgggatctggtgggggattgctggaatttagtctattttggacagcccaataactatttcagaaattcctaataaatcctagaggcccacttagcccatttgtgcaaggcaagggatactactaaagtttagtcccgcattgctagtttagtgggagttggacctccttataagggaggttctttccccacttgtacgagcatgagaacaagaaagatatccacgcgcgctcctcctccgccgcctgcctcgcctcgtcacgacgcgccgtgggttgcgggaatgagccgagccgatatctaaatttttgccatgcacgacgggtatacgaaaggtcacgtgggagttgaaacgttttctgtagtggacactgaattcgaacggcgcgcctcttcggccgctgcctgttcgcttcatctcccttcgttgcttcacctcctgccgcagcatcttcgcgtccttctcctgtgcctatataagagaggtcgctcctctctagAGAGACACACCAGAAGATCCCCTTCCTTTCGCcacaaagttcctgagcactgcgctgctgctacgatcttccccatcccggtttacgacgtgcaccgcaggtcgggacagtaggcctccgaaaccgcaccttttgagtcctatacgggagaagggtgataaggtttttggggagcgctcagcgcgactactggctgcttcatcacggatgatccggtcgccgacgactacttccccgacgacgacttcttccccgacgtccacgacctcctcgacgacatggcaggcgaggacaccgaccccaagtccagcgcttctgctgctgctgtcccgtacgtgttcttgtctttcctgttaaaggCTCCGCCGCAGTTCCTTGTTCTAATCCTTGTCCTACACATGTTagtttctacttcatatatgctacttgctatactgtctgctttagatatgataggctactgttcatatatgcagaagctatttttCTTTTCTCTGTCAGAACACATGATTtattttatctctactatattagtcatgctttatctagtatttttgttaataaaatcattcagtaaattgctcatatttccaacagaaggaaGGTAAATCCACAGGCTTCCGATTTAGTCTGGTTGAGAAAGTTTGCCCTTGCCGCCTAGAGTCGGGGAAGGAAATAAGAGGGTCGTGCGCCTTTTTGAAGTTTGCTACGCAAGACTGTAAAAACATGGTAACGGGGGAAACGCATAATTGAATTTGAGTTTGCTTAATCGCATTACAAGAAAAGCAAATGTTTCTTTGAAGGGGTTGGGGTGGATGATAAATTTCCAATAGAATGAACAATGGTGATCTCGCTCTGTGCCTCTGTCCCTAATTTTCAACAAGGCATGCCCATTATTGAGCCGGTCAAAGCTTTCTTGAGCCGGAGGGCAGGAACTTACAATCTGGGACTTTGTCTAGACACCTCCGGTCTCCTATAAGATAGACCTCCGCTCCGTTCCCTCTCCCATCCAATCAGTTTCCAAGGTAAACCAAGCGGAGAGACCAAGGTAGACGACGATGGCGGTGTTGGTGGAGCTGACCAAGGAGTACGGCTACGTGGTGCTCACCGTGGTCGCCTACGCCTTCCTCAACTTCTGGATGAGCTTCCAGGTCGGCGCCGCTCGCAAGAAGTGCGTGTTTCTTCATTGATTTGCCCATTTTTGCTCTGGAGAATTTGATTTTGGAGCTTGATCGACGATCCTGTGCCGCTGCTTGTTGTTCCAGGTACAAGGTGTTCTACCCCACCATGTACGCCATCGAGTCGGAGAACAAGGATGCCAAGCCCTTCAACTGCGTCCAGGTCTGTCCCCATCGCCCTCTCCGTCCGCTGATTTCGAACAAGAGTTAGCTAAATTCCCGTGGACTTGTGTTGTGGCGCTGCAGAGGGGGCACCAGAACTCGATTGAGATGATGCCGCTCTTCTTCGCCACGCTACTGCTCGGTGGCCTGCAGCACCCGGTCATCGCCGCCGTGCTGGGGCTCCTCTACACCGTCGCCAGATTCTTCTACTTCAAGGGCTACGCCACCGGCGTCCGGGAAAGCCGCCACAAGCTTGGGTATGTTTGCTTTTCGGTCAGCGATGATTCAGATGAGGATGGCGTCCAAATCAGATCACCATGTGGACGTGAACAAGCAATAGAGACCCACTTGATTTCCAGCATGTTTTACTACTAGTTTCTTAGGAAATTCTTAGTCCTGGGAATTTTACATGCCATTTGATTTCGTTGATATATGATCCTAGTACTCCCTATGatcttttttagtctgcatatgagTTTTGACCGGAGATGAAGTATCTCTACTGTGACCAAATACGTAGAGAAAATTATCAACATTCACCATGCCAAGTCAATATTGTTAGcttcattatgaaatgtagtttcatagtataCATATTTGGCATtgtaaatgttgatattttttaatataaatttggtcaaactctaCAATGTTTGACTTGACCAAAATCTAATGCTAGTCAtattggggagtaacttagactagtgtcatgcatataacACTAGTgtttgttactaccttcatagtgcaaggtaacatacaagtagtatcatagatgatagcATTTATTACATCATAGATTCATTTTGCTTTGGGatgcgttatgttacagtaaccTATTATGTTACTCGAAACACCTCTCTCCTCGTTAACTCTAtaccacataagcaaacttgttttgaaatgcgctatgttacttgttaagttactcccactatgaccagcctaatacaCGAAGTAAAAAAGACCGGAGGAAGTCTTAGTCAACCACACTCAACTCATTAATGCAGTGAGTAGGTCAGAACAAGTTCTCGGCATGGTGCAATTCATATAGGTGAACCTTGGTAGGTACCGGTATGTGAAGATTCATTCTTATCTCAAAAGAAAAGGGCGAGATGGAGATCCATTCGCATTGCATCATAAAGTAGGGccatgaatttttttttgaaaccctCAAAGTTTATTGCTCATCAAATGAGTTACATCATGTAGTACAACGGACAACAAGAACCAGCGTGGGTCACCATCCCAAATTAAATCTAACTTAAGATCATAAGAAATTTTTGCCCATTGATGGGCATGATAATTGGATGTGCTGGTGCAATCCTACCTAAGCTTATGTCCTATGTCAACCACTCCGGTTTCATGCAtggtaactactccctccgttcctaaatacttgtctttctagagatttcaacaaatgactacatacggcgcaaaatgagtgaatctacattttaaaatatgtctacatacatccgtatgttgagtccatttgaaatgcctagaaagacaagtatttgggaacggagggagtaggagcaAAGTCGTGAGCTCTGAATTGAGTGAAAAATGGTTGACTTGAACCAAATTTGCAGCTTGTGATGCCGAATAACATGACCAAATGACAAATACTAGAAGGATTTCATTCTCTTTTTTGTCCAATCAGTTCTCATTTTTCGTCGAAGCGGTTCTGATCTTGTCGATTTCCTTTTCTCTTTGGTGAACTCTGCAGGAGTCTCAACTACCCGGCGATATTCGGACTGATCATCTGCACGGCGTCGTTCGGCATCAACCTTGTAATCAGGGAGGCGATCTAAGGTTCCGGACTGATGTGCTTGACTTGATAGGCGTTGTGACTCGAGTCATTTAGACGTGGTGGTGTCTTTTATAGTGTCCAAAAATGTGTGCGCGTCTGTTTTACTCTTCGGAGAATAAGCATGGATGGAGACGGTTTGTAACATCGAGGTTTTAGGTTTTGCAGTACAACTTTTGATTCGGTTTCGTAAATCTCCTTGCTAGTTTCCTTGTGCGACATCTGTGGACCATGTTATGCTCGTTCTTATCTCCGGTCAGTTTTGACGTTGATGTTGTATGCAGGGCCAGCCTAGGCCATGGCAAAAGGTGCAGCGGCCTAGGACCCATTTTAAATAAGGACCCAATACATCGACATTCTTAAATAAATTACAAAAAAAAATTCATTTGCATAACATAAAATCAACATGgatagggggcacccccccccccccccgccctccTCAGCTCACTTCATCGGGTTGTATTTATTTAATAGTTATTTATAGTTGAGTATATTATAATCATTATTTGCATCATATAATCATAAATAGATGATGTATTCAGACTTTATTTGTGAACTATTTTTTTATGTTTATGCCTTTATATTGTTCTTGATATACAATATTTATTGTTACAAGTATATATGATACTACTTTGTTAATGCTTATTGCGCCTCAATCGTATCAGGGCCTCCATAATGCTAGGTTCGGTCCCGGTTGTATGCATTTGTTTCTGATACAATTTTAAGCCTCCAGTCTGTGTCAGTTCACAAGAGAAGTACATGGCATGATCACCGTTGGTGTGCCCACAAAAGTATACCTCGCCAAGAAACAGCTGTGTTTAACTACTCAGATTATCTCACACATCAAAAGTGTGTATATATGAGGCTGTCCACATAGTTTCTAAATTCCAAAAAGGGAAGTAATTTGCTAGAATCGCTCAGCTAAAATATACGCAATACGGTATCATATCTAATACAAGAAAAAGCATCGATGGTCTATAGCTACTGCCTATTCTCCTCTAGCAGCAGTGAATCTCCTCTGGAATGGGGTTGGCCTTCTGCTTACCACATGCTTGCGCGCCCCTTCGTACAGCAACACCTCGTCTTCATCCTTGGTGAATCCCATCCGGCCTGGCGCTGCTGGACAAGGCTGCCGCGGCCCTCCAGCATCCTTGCACCCATGACGGACGACGACACGAATGCCAACAACGATGTGGCAGGATAGAGCGGCCGCACGTACAAGGTAGTCATCCTGTATAGGATTTAATTTTTTTATAGAGTTTTCAATAAAACGGCCGAAATATCATCTGTTCTATGTAAATTATATCGGAACTTTAATGAAATTCATAGTatttgcatgaattttgtccgaTTTGTTGAAACATGCCTTGAAATGTATACGTGTAGCGTTGGATGACCGGTTTCTAAATCAGTATCCATAGATTGGTTTTCCCTATCTGCGAATGGATGCCAAAGCAAATTTGCAAATCAGCGTTGAAGCCATGAAGTCAGAGTTTGCAATAAGAAAAGATAACTAAAAGTCATTTCTAACTCCCATTGATCCCTCGTTTGGCACCATGCGTGCTCTTAACCACGGCCACCTGCCCCACATCTGAAAAAACAAAGGAAATCAAACAAGATGACTAAACAATCTCTCTTGGGATGAGACGTTCAGGCAGACGTCACGCGTGACGCAGGCCTCCGGTTGACTGGAGCAGAATCTAGCAGCAACGGTCTCCGCATGTGGAAATGATCTTGTCCATTCCAGCTTATCCATCGTCTTCAAACGTCATTATGGATCTCACTAAGGGCCTCTTTGAagggtttttttttttgcaaaaaacgatCAGATCTATCATAAAGATTCATCGGGAGTACAAAAAATCTCAAACATACTAAAAACTACATTGAGATTTCAAGATCATCGAACAACCACTATTGTCGTCAGAACAAGCCGCTAACACGCCATCGTCGCTCCTCCCTTACCCGAGCTGGCTTGACCTTGTCGATTATAGCTGGAAAGTCTTCATGCACCTACTCTAAGGACCAGCGCACTGGAGCCACAATTGTTATCGTTGAACCTTTGCATAGATCTGAAACACATGGCTTCAAATCTGGCCACATGACGATAAACTCTAACTTCACCACCCCAAGGAGATGGCAGGACTCTATGCCATAGCTCTGTCGACTACGTCTAAACGGACAAACTCGAAGAAGAAGAGACACATCCGTCCAAGCATCGCGCCTGCGAGAACTGAAAAACCCTAACAAACTGCTAACCAGAGTGAAGGCACAGGAATTCCGCTCCCCGCCATCGGCCGCCAGAGTGCCAGACATAAAGGAGTTTGCGCTAACCGCCTAGAGTTAGGAAAGGAAACAAGAGGGTCGTCGGCCTCTTTGAAATTTGCTAGCAAGACCGTAAAAACGTAGGGACGGCAAACCACATAGTTGAATTTGAGTTTGTTTAATTGCATGACAGGAATGCCAAATGTTTTTTTCAAGAGGTTGGGATGGATGATAAATTTCCAATAGAATGAACAGTGATGATCTCACTAAAATCACTATTTTTCTGAAATTGGTATCAACATTAAATCCAATGCCTCGTTGAAAAGTAGGCACAGAGCGAGAAGAACAAAGGTGGGGTTGCCAAGATGGGCTCGAGGGAGGGAATCGGTCAAAGCTTTCTTGGGCCGGAGTGCATACACCTCCGGTCTCTCCACTCTCCTATAAGATAGACCTCCACTCCATTCCCTCTCCCATCCAATCTCAGTTTCCAAGGTAAACTTCAGAGAAGCGACGAAGGTAGACGACGATGGCGGTGTCGGTGGAGCTGCCCAAGGAGTACGGCTACGTGGTGCTCACCGTGGTGGCCTACGCCTTCCTCAACTTCTGGATGAGCTTCCAGGTCGGCGCCGCCCGCAAGAAGTAGGTGTTTCTTCATCGATTTGCCCATTTTTTCCTATGGAGAATTTGATTTTGGAGCTTGATGACGGTCCTGTGCCGGTGCTTGTTCTTCCAGGTACAAGGTGTTCTACCCCACCATGTACGCCACCGAGTCGGAGAACAAGGACGCCAAGCCCTTCAACTGCGTCCAGGTCTGTCCGCTGATCGCCCGCCCTCTCCGTCCGCTGATCGATTTCAAGCAAGAGTTGGCTAAATTCTTGTGGATTTGTGCTGTGGGATTGCAGAGGGGGCACCAGAACTCGATCGAGATGATGCCGCTCTTCTTCGCCACGCTGCTGCTCGGCGGCCTGCAGCACCCGGTCGTCGCCGCCGCGCTGGGGCTCCTCTACACCGTCGCCAGGTTCTTCTACTTCAAGGGCTACGCCACCGGCGTCCCGGAGAACCGCTACAAGCTTGGGTACGTTTGCTTTTCGCTCAGCGATGATTCAGATGATGATGGCGTTGTGTGGACGTGAAGCAACATGGATCCACTTGATTTCCCGCATGCTTTACTACTAGTTTCTTAGGAAATTCTCAGTCCTGGGAATTTTACAGGCCATTTGATTTCATTGATAGTATATGATAGTACTCCCTCCTTAAAGAAATACGTACAAGGCATTGATAATTGGATGTGATGTTGCAATCCTACCTAAGCTTCTGTCCTATGTCAACCACTCCGGTTTTATACATGGTAGTAACTAGGAGCAAAGCCGTGAGCTCTGAATTGAATGTGAAAAATGGTTCACTTGAACCAAATTTGCAGCTTATGATGCCGAATAAAACGACCAAATGATAACTGCTAGAAGGATTTCATTCCCTTTTTTGTCCAGTCAGTTCTCATTCTTCGTCGGATTTCCTTTTCGCTTTGGTGAACTCTGCAGGGGGCTCAACTTCCCGGCGATAATGGGGTTGATCATCTGCACGGCGTCGTTCGGCATCAACCTTGTCATCAGGGAAGCGATCTGAGGCTCCGGACTGATGCCTGACTTGATAGCCGTTGTGACTGGATCACTGGAGTCATTTcggcgtggtggtgatgatgtCTTTTGAAGCGTCAAATGTGTGTGTGCGTTTGTTTTACTCTCAGAATAAAGCTGGATGGAGACAGTTTTGCAGTACAGATTTTGATACAGTTTCCGTAAATCTCCTTACCAATTTCCTTGTGCGACATCTGCGGAGCATGTTATGCTCTCGTTGTAATCTCCGGTGACGTTGATGTTGTTGTGCACATTCCTTTTTGATACAATCTTTAAGCCCCTTCAGCCTGTGTCACTTCACAAGAGTAGTACAAGGCATGGTCATCCTTGGTGTGCACAACAAGTATACCTCGCCAAGAAACAGTTGTTTTTAACTACTCTGATTATCTCACACATCAGAAGTGTATACATGAAGGCTGTCAATACCGTTTCTAAAGTCCAAGAAGGAAAGTAATTTGCCAAAATCGATATTATTTCGTGACTTGTGCTCAGCTAAAATATGCGCAATACAGTATCATATCTGCTACAAGAAAAGGCATCAATGGTGTATAACTACTGCCTATTCTCCTCTAGCGGCAGTGAATCTCCTCTGGGATGGGGTTGCCCTTCTGCTTACCATATGCTTGCGCGCCCCTTCGTACGGCAacacgtcgtcttcatccttggtgAATCCCCTCCGACCTGGCGCCACCCTTCTGCTCGATCCATGCTTGCGCTCCCCATCATATGGCGAGACATCGAATTCAACATCCTCATCGCCACCGTCGTTCTTCGCGAATCCCTTCCGGGCTGGTGAGGCCCTTCTGCTCGACACACGCCTGTCTCCCCCCTCGTATGGCAAGGCATTGTCTTCGTCGCCATGGTTCCTACTCTTGCCCGCGAACTCCCTCCGGGCTGGTGACGCCCTTCTGCTCGCTACATGCCTGCGGTCCTCCCCCTTGTATGGCAACCCCTCTtcatcgccgtcgtcgtctccCTGATGAACAGAGTCAAAGCTTCTATCCTTGCCAGCTCCCTTGGTGTTCCTCCACACATCGTATCCAAGCTTATTATCCTGGGTATCGTCTTCGGGGCGGTCATGGCTGCATTTTTTGCACTCCTGGTTCCGTCGGAAGTTAACAAAATC is drawn from Triticum dicoccoides isolate Atlit2015 ecotype Zavitan chromosome 4A, WEW_v2.0, whole genome shotgun sequence and contains these coding sequences:
- the LOC119286911 gene encoding microsomal glutathione S-transferase 3-like; translated protein: MAVLVELTKEYGYVVLTVVAYAFLNFWMSFQVGAARKKYKVFYPTMYAIESENKDAKPFNCVQRGHQNSIEMMPLFFATLLLGGLQHPVIAAVLGLLYTVARFFYFKGYATGVRESRHKLGSLNYPAIFGLIICTASFGINLVIREAI
- the LOC119286913 gene encoding microsomal glutathione S-transferase 3-like; its protein translation is MAVSVELPKEYGYVVLTVVAYAFLNFWMSFQVGAARKKYKVFYPTMYATESENKDAKPFNCVQRGHQNSIEMMPLFFATLLLGGLQHPVVAAALGLLYTVARFFYFKGYATGVPENRYKLGGLNFPAIMGLIICTASFGINLVIREAI